The following proteins come from a genomic window of Lachnoclostridium phytofermentans ISDg:
- the proB gene encoding glutamate 5-kinase: MREILTHKQRIVIKIGSSSLTHQETGNLNLSKMEKLVRILTDLTNQGKEVVLVSSGAIAVGRKSLGLMKKPEELALKQACAAVGQARLMMVYQKLFAEYNQITAQILMTKYTMINDISRENAQRTFHELLKLGIVPIVNENDTVTTDEVEFGDNDTLSAIVAALVDADLLILLSDIDGLYSDDPRSNPDATFIDTVEVIDDNILKMGKGAGSNVGTGGMGTKISAARIATDAGADMIIANGEDLSVIPHLLEGKNVGTLFKAHKNQDFNMLDYLSTKQYPKE; the protein is encoded by the coding sequence ATGAGAGAAATACTAACGCACAAGCAGAGAATAGTAATTAAAATAGGTTCTTCCTCTTTAACACATCAGGAGACTGGTAACCTAAATTTATCAAAGATGGAGAAATTGGTACGTATTCTAACGGATCTTACAAACCAAGGGAAAGAAGTTGTTCTTGTTTCCTCCGGAGCAATTGCAGTTGGTAGAAAATCCCTTGGCCTAATGAAAAAACCCGAAGAATTAGCACTGAAGCAAGCATGCGCAGCGGTAGGTCAGGCACGTCTTATGATGGTATACCAGAAGTTATTTGCAGAATATAATCAGATTACAGCACAAATATTGATGACGAAGTACACTATGATTAATGATATCAGTCGAGAAAATGCACAGCGTACTTTTCATGAGCTACTTAAGCTTGGAATAGTACCGATTGTAAATGAAAACGACACAGTTACAACAGACGAAGTGGAATTTGGTGATAATGATACGCTATCAGCCATCGTTGCTGCTTTAGTTGATGCTGATCTATTGATTTTGCTTTCTGATATTGATGGACTTTATAGTGATGATCCTAGAAGTAATCCAGACGCGACTTTTATTGATACCGTTGAGGTGATTGATGATAATATCTTAAAGATGGGCAAGGGTGCTGGTTCTAATGTTGGTACTGGCGGTATGGGTACTAAAATATCAGCGGCTCGAATTGCGACAGATGCTGGTGCAGATATGATAATAGCAAATGGTGAGGATTTAAGTGTCATCCCTCATCTTTTAGAAGGAAAGAATGTCGGAACATTGTTTAAGGCTCATAAAAATCAAGATTTTAATATGTTAGATTACCTCTCAACCAAACAATATCCTAAAGAATAA
- a CDS encoding NAD(P)/FAD-dependent oxidoreductase, which produces MIRINQLKLSIQHTEQELREAVYKKLKVTPEIIRSITIRKQSIDARKKTEIKYIYAIDVSVKDEDKIVKRVKDANVTLVTESEYSFTIQGNDSLKERPIVVGSGPAGLFCTYFLAKNGYRPILIERGQAVEERIKTVDQFWLDNCLDTESNVQFGEGGAGTFSDGKLNTMVKDTTGRIRQVLKVLVEHGAPEEILYKNKPHIGTDVLSMVVKNIREDVKACGGTIYFDTKLTDVLIEDGVVTGIEITKRNRSKFDNGVTSSDSSIEKIPCSALILALGHSARDTFEMLYRRGLTMEQKAFAVGVRMEHKQELISKNQYGAEYVHLSAADYKVTHQCNNGRAVYSFCMCPGGYVVNASSEEGRLVVNGMSYHDRAGENANSAIIVTVGPEDFKKIPGAVDTPLAGMEFQRYYEGLAYQTGRGNVPVQRYGDLLRSRESVKIGHIKPNIRGNYSLANLRDCLPDYMVESIIEGVQAFDKNITGFADEDAILSGVEMRTSSPLRILRDEALESNRKGIYPCGEGAGYAGGIVSAAVDGMKVYEALAVKYRP; this is translated from the coding sequence ATGATACGAATTAACCAATTAAAACTCTCCATACAGCATACAGAGCAAGAACTACGGGAGGCAGTTTATAAAAAACTTAAAGTAACTCCCGAAATAATTCGTTCCATCACCATTAGAAAGCAATCAATCGATGCTAGAAAGAAAACGGAAATCAAATACATATATGCGATTGACGTTTCAGTGAAAGACGAAGATAAAATCGTAAAGCGAGTAAAAGATGCGAATGTAACTTTGGTTACTGAGTCAGAATATTCGTTTACTATTCAGGGAAACGATTCCTTAAAGGAACGACCGATTGTTGTCGGAAGTGGACCAGCAGGACTATTTTGTACCTATTTCCTTGCAAAGAATGGATATCGGCCGATTCTAATAGAACGTGGTCAGGCGGTAGAAGAGAGAATAAAAACAGTGGATCAGTTCTGGCTTGACAATTGTTTAGATACCGAATCTAATGTTCAATTTGGAGAGGGTGGAGCAGGTACATTTTCAGATGGTAAGTTAAATACCATGGTAAAGGATACGACAGGACGTATTAGACAGGTTCTGAAAGTACTTGTGGAGCATGGCGCACCGGAAGAAATTTTATATAAGAATAAACCACACATTGGTACCGATGTGTTAAGTATGGTGGTAAAAAATATCCGTGAAGATGTCAAAGCTTGTGGAGGTACAATTTATTTTGATACGAAACTTACGGATGTATTGATTGAAGATGGAGTTGTTACCGGAATAGAGATAACAAAACGAAATCGAAGCAAGTTCGATAATGGTGTGACAAGTTCAGATTCTTCCATAGAAAAAATCCCGTGTTCTGCTTTAATACTAGCGCTTGGACACAGTGCGAGAGATACATTTGAGATGTTATACCGCCGTGGACTTACGATGGAGCAGAAAGCATTTGCTGTCGGTGTCAGAATGGAACATAAACAGGAGTTAATCAGTAAAAACCAATATGGTGCTGAGTACGTACACCTATCTGCAGCTGATTATAAGGTAACACATCAGTGTAACAATGGAAGAGCGGTATATTCCTTTTGTATGTGTCCTGGTGGTTATGTAGTGAATGCTTCTTCTGAAGAAGGAAGATTGGTAGTTAACGGAATGAGCTATCATGACCGAGCAGGGGAAAATGCAAACTCTGCTATCATTGTAACAGTTGGACCAGAAGATTTTAAAAAGATACCGGGAGCTGTTGATACACCACTTGCTGGAATGGAATTTCAAAGGTACTATGAAGGGTTAGCATATCAAACTGGACGGGGGAATGTTCCGGTTCAACGATATGGAGACTTGTTAAGAAGCAGGGAGAGTGTTAAAATAGGTCATATTAAACCGAATATTCGTGGAAATTATAGTTTAGCTAATTTAAGAGATTGTTTACCAGATTACATGGTAGAATCAATCATTGAAGGAGTTCAAGCATTTGACAAGAATATTACCGGTTTTGCAGATGAGGATGCTATACTTTCTGGAGTGGAGATGAGAACCTCTTCTCCACTTCGAATCCTGAGAGATGAGGCTTTGGAAAGTAACCGAAAGGGAATCTATCCTTGTGGTGAGGGTGCTGGATATGCTGGCGGGATTGTTTCAGCGGCTGTAGATGGAATGAAAGTATATGAAGCTTTGGCTGTGAAGTATCGTCCATAG
- a CDS encoding BaiN/RdsA family NAD(P)/FAD-dependent oxidoreductase, giving the protein MRYDCIVIGGGASGMVAAIFAARRGQRIAIIEHRERLGKKILATGNGKCNYTNQVQTPDCYRGTHPEFAMAVLRQFDVEQTIAFFQSLGIYPKLRNGYVYPNSEQAAAVADVLAMELKNLKVDVFLKEHVLNIEREDQGFLLRTEEKKEYRCNKVIIATGGLAAPKQGSDGSGLKILRKLGHTIIEPFPALVQLKAEGKFFKQISGVRIDAKGELFSGSKKVTEEIGEFLFTDYGISGIPVFQMSRYAVASVMQRKDTQLLLDFFPHMSENELQNLWQERIKYGGYKTVVELFTGLLNNKLSNTLLAVAKINPDVSAKKLSKQENLNIISLLKKFPISVTGSNGFENAQISAGGVSTEEVNPETMESNLVKGLYLTGEILDIDGTCGGYNLQWAWSTGAVAGQHIVK; this is encoded by the coding sequence ATGAGATACGATTGTATTGTAATCGGTGGAGGGGCCTCTGGAATGGTAGCTGCTATTTTTGCAGCGAGAAGAGGCCAACGAATCGCTATCATAGAACATAGGGAACGATTAGGCAAGAAGATTCTTGCTACTGGAAATGGAAAATGTAATTACACAAATCAGGTACAAACACCAGATTGTTACCGTGGAACTCATCCTGAATTTGCAATGGCAGTGCTACGTCAGTTTGACGTGGAGCAAACCATTGCTTTTTTTCAGTCTTTGGGTATTTATCCCAAGTTAAGAAACGGGTATGTATATCCAAATTCTGAGCAAGCTGCGGCGGTAGCTGACGTTTTAGCCATGGAGCTAAAAAACTTGAAAGTGGATGTATTTTTAAAAGAACATGTTTTAAACATAGAAAGAGAAGACCAAGGATTTTTACTTCGTACAGAGGAGAAAAAGGAATATCGTTGTAATAAAGTAATTATTGCGACCGGCGGTTTGGCTGCACCAAAACAGGGCTCGGATGGAAGCGGCCTTAAGATACTAAGAAAACTTGGACATACAATAATTGAGCCGTTTCCAGCTTTGGTTCAACTAAAAGCGGAAGGTAAGTTCTTCAAGCAGATCTCTGGTGTCAGAATAGATGCAAAAGGAGAGCTTTTTTCAGGATCCAAAAAGGTGACAGAGGAAATTGGCGAATTTTTATTTACGGACTATGGAATCTCTGGTATCCCAGTGTTTCAAATGAGTAGATATGCAGTAGCTTCAGTGATGCAAAGGAAAGACACACAATTATTGCTTGACTTTTTCCCTCATATGTCTGAAAATGAATTGCAAAACTTATGGCAAGAAAGAATCAAGTACGGAGGATATAAGACTGTAGTTGAATTATTCACTGGGCTTTTAAATAATAAGTTAAGTAATACTTTATTAGCAGTGGCAAAAATCAATCCAGATGTTAGTGCAAAGAAGCTGTCAAAACAGGAGAACCTTAATATCATTAGTCTATTAAAGAAATTTCCAATTTCGGTTACAGGAAGTAACGGATTTGAAAATGCTCAGATTAGTGCAGGTGGAGTAAGTACTGAGGAAGTGAACCCAGAAACTATGGAATCAAATCTTGTGAAAGGACTTTATTTAACAGGTGAAATTCTTGATATTGATGGTACCTGCGGTGGGTATAACTTACAGTGGGCATGGTCTACAGGAGCGGTTGCAGGACAACATATAGTAAAATAA
- a CDS encoding BofC C-terminal domain-containing protein, which translates to MKRLVGYFLCFVGLCAFFTTCYYISFRRALSHFNEKAVERDHQLLQSLEEYKKQELLLYNQKQVQVTPEPDVSTTSNEQDIILPSTKYILETYQLKDNSLVREELAPTADLIGLTRREIILKLSDYMKEIPISEEMDGLYGYELLTFSPKEFVIRKSYNADMHKFQYYVAVRDGKVIVYYSDRKTVYEQTEIDAVNLPENDRNELMKGIEVRTRDELYSLLESYSS; encoded by the coding sequence ATGAAGCGATTGGTTGGTTATTTCTTATGTTTTGTGGGATTATGTGCGTTTTTTACAACGTGCTATTATATTAGTTTTAGGCGGGCATTGAGTCATTTTAACGAAAAAGCAGTGGAGAGGGATCATCAATTACTGCAATCGCTAGAAGAATATAAGAAACAAGAATTACTATTATACAATCAGAAACAGGTACAGGTGACACCGGAACCAGATGTTTCTACAACAAGTAATGAACAAGATATTATATTACCAAGTACGAAGTATATACTAGAGACTTATCAATTAAAAGACAATTCCCTAGTGAGAGAAGAACTAGCACCAACAGCAGATTTAATTGGTTTGACGAGAAGAGAGATTATCTTAAAATTAAGTGATTATATGAAGGAGATACCGATATCCGAAGAAATGGATGGATTATATGGCTATGAACTCCTTACTTTCTCACCAAAAGAATTTGTGATTCGTAAGAGTTATAATGCAGATATGCATAAATTCCAATATTATGTTGCAGTAAGAGACGGTAAAGTTATTGTCTATTATAGTGATCGTAAGACTGTTTATGAACAGACAGAAATCGATGCAGTAAACCTACCAGAAAATGACCGCAATGAATTAATGAAAGGAATTGAAGTTAGGACAAGAGATGAATTATACTCTCTACTAGAAAGTTATTCAAGTTAG
- a CDS encoding putative polysaccharide biosynthesis protein gives MSNKQNKYLVQGSILAVSSILARLIGMLYRIPLNRIVGDTGMGYYSMSFEIYNLALLLSSYSIPLAVSKLVSIRDQRKEYKNSYRIFLSAMALSAFAGLIASATLFFGATFWAGLIGGENAADIAIPLRVLAPTIFIFSIMGVLRGLFQGKRTMVPTAISQLLEQIVNAIVSIIAAYYLMKEHNASVQIDAYGAAGSTAGTLAGAIFGLLFLAIIYYAYHPVLKKKCRKDQAEHQESYKEALTAIVYTALPVIISQTVFNLSGIIDAKLWSWLAEQRGFLKEQSAAIFGIYSTKYKMLTTVPIAISAALGTAIVPTIAMAHQKEDKTELHKKIAMSVKMNMLIAFPSAIGLTVLAKPIVLLLFGYKGDVELSAQLIRLGSMAVVLFALSTITNGVLQGIDRMMVPVKHAAISLVIHIPIVYLLIIVGKLDAYGLVIGNMSFALVVCILNWIKVAKALNYKQEVMKTFGLPFAASVTMGIVTYFAYEFMHRIINSNTISVLFSIIVAVIVYGISIILLRTMDEEELLEMPAGRSILKLCKKLHLL, from the coding sequence ATGAGTAATAAACAAAATAAATATTTAGTACAAGGTTCCATTCTGGCGGTATCCTCCATATTAGCCAGATTGATTGGTATGTTATACCGGATACCTCTAAACCGTATCGTTGGAGACACCGGAATGGGATACTATTCGATGTCCTTTGAGATATACAATTTAGCTCTATTGCTTTCCTCTTACAGTATTCCATTAGCAGTATCTAAGCTAGTGTCTATCAGAGATCAGAGAAAAGAATATAAAAATTCTTATCGTATTTTCTTATCTGCGATGGCGTTATCTGCCTTTGCTGGATTAATTGCGAGTGCAACTTTATTTTTTGGAGCAACCTTTTGGGCTGGTTTAATTGGCGGAGAAAATGCTGCGGATATTGCAATTCCACTACGTGTCCTTGCACCTACAATTTTTATATTCTCTATTATGGGTGTACTTCGTGGATTGTTTCAGGGAAAACGTACCATGGTACCTACTGCAATTTCTCAATTATTAGAACAGATTGTCAATGCGATAGTAAGTATTATAGCGGCTTATTATTTAATGAAGGAGCACAATGCTTCTGTTCAGATTGATGCTTATGGTGCCGCTGGTAGTACAGCAGGAACATTAGCGGGAGCGATATTTGGTTTACTATTTTTAGCGATTATCTATTACGCGTACCATCCGGTTTTAAAGAAAAAATGCAGAAAAGATCAAGCGGAACATCAAGAAAGTTATAAAGAAGCCCTTACTGCGATTGTTTATACCGCGCTACCTGTTATCATAAGTCAAACCGTATTTAATCTAAGTGGTATTATTGATGCAAAGTTATGGTCTTGGTTAGCAGAACAACGTGGTTTCTTAAAAGAACAAAGCGCTGCCATCTTTGGTATCTATTCTACAAAATACAAAATGCTTACGACGGTTCCAATAGCGATATCAGCCGCACTTGGTACAGCAATTGTTCCAACGATTGCGATGGCACATCAAAAGGAAGATAAAACGGAGCTGCATAAAAAGATAGCGATGTCAGTGAAAATGAATATGCTAATAGCTTTTCCATCAGCAATTGGATTAACGGTATTAGCTAAACCAATTGTATTATTATTGTTTGGTTATAAAGGAGATGTGGAGCTTAGTGCGCAATTAATTCGTTTAGGTTCGATGGCAGTTGTACTTTTTGCACTTTCCACAATTACCAATGGTGTACTTCAAGGAATTGATCGTATGATGGTACCAGTGAAGCATGCAGCTATTTCTCTAGTTATTCATATACCAATTGTTTATTTATTAATAATTGTAGGGAAGTTAGATGCCTATGGATTAGTTATTGGTAATATGTCCTTTGCTTTAGTAGTCTGTATATTAAATTGGATTAAAGTGGCGAAGGCATTAAATTATAAGCAAGAAGTTATGAAAACGTTTGGATTACCGTTTGCAGCTTCCGTTACGATGGGTATTGTCACTTACTTTGCCTACGAATTCATGCATCGCATCATAAATTCCAATACAATTAGCGTATTGTTCTCCATAATTGTTGCTGTAATTGTGTATGGTATTAGTATTATTTTACTTCGAACTATGGACGAAGAGGAATTATTAGAGATGCCAGCGGGTAGAAGTATTCTTAAGTTATGTAAAAAACTGCATCTGTTGTAA
- a CDS encoding DUF3048 domain-containing protein, giving the protein MTKQTDCNSVKERSSFTRIFEPASSSAQISSLHRGTFSRVKELHSFKHKRKVGYLLGLLFLCALATGCKKNSQKDNSFIIQPTVAPTEVIEPTATPIITPEVNREGQAISKLTGLWVEEEIANQRPFAVMLNNIKVANPQSGIGDASILYEALVEGGITRLMGIFEGIDKSSKTAERIGSVRSARHYYVSFADEYDAIFVRYGQTSYAVKKIKKLGIDTISGMDGAGVNSFYRDKSIKAPHNAFLSLDGIERALEKGKYRTTYEEGFEGHYQFNDSDKDLFGGSLASKVTLKFSSIAKPYFIYDTNTKEYLRYQYDDKHIDANTSNQLTYKNLIVQFVKEWNIDKNGYQTMDIEDATGEGYYFTNGSYIPITWKKNESTRFMRYYNKSGEELIINPGKTYIAVFPDNHVSDVIIE; this is encoded by the coding sequence ATGACGAAACAAACTGACTGTAATAGCGTGAAAGAACGAAGTTCTTTCACACGGATATTTGAGCCTGCGTCATCCTCGGCACAAATATCCAGCCTGCATAGAGGCACGTTTTCAAGAGTGAAAGAACTTCATTCTTTCAAACACAAGAGAAAAGTAGGCTATCTACTTGGTCTTCTTTTTCTGTGTGCTTTGGCAACTGGGTGTAAGAAGAATTCACAAAAGGATAATTCGTTTATTATCCAACCAACCGTAGCACCAACGGAAGTTATAGAGCCAACAGCTACACCTATCATAACTCCTGAAGTGAATAGAGAAGGTCAAGCAATCAGTAAATTAACAGGGCTTTGGGTTGAGGAAGAAATTGCAAACCAACGTCCTTTTGCTGTTATGTTAAATAATATTAAGGTTGCAAATCCACAGAGTGGAATCGGGGATGCATCTATTTTGTATGAAGCGCTTGTGGAAGGTGGGATTACAAGACTAATGGGAATCTTCGAAGGGATTGATAAGTCGTCTAAGACCGCAGAGCGTATTGGAAGTGTAAGAAGTGCAAGACATTATTATGTAAGTTTTGCAGATGAATATGATGCAATCTTTGTGCGCTATGGACAGACTTCTTATGCAGTTAAAAAGATAAAGAAACTTGGAATTGATACCATCAGTGGTATGGATGGTGCCGGAGTAAATTCTTTTTATCGAGACAAGAGTATTAAAGCACCACATAATGCATTTTTGTCATTAGATGGTATAGAGCGTGCTCTAGAAAAAGGGAAGTATCGTACAACCTATGAGGAAGGTTTTGAAGGTCACTATCAATTTAATGATAGCGATAAGGACTTATTCGGAGGTAGTTTGGCGAGTAAAGTCACTCTGAAATTCTCTTCTATAGCAAAGCCGTATTTTATATATGATACTAATACGAAAGAATATCTAAGATACCAATATGATGATAAACATATTGATGCAAATACAAGCAACCAATTAACCTATAAAAATCTGATTGTTCAATTTGTGAAAGAATGGAATATCGATAAAAATGGATATCAGACGATGGATATTGAAGATGCAACTGGAGAAGGATATTACTTCACCAATGGAAGTTATATACCAATTACATGGAAAAAGAACGAAAGTACTCGTTTTATGAGATATTATAATAAAAGTGGAGAAGAACTTATAATAAATCCTGGAAAGACCTATATTGCGGTATTTCCAGACAACCATGTCTCGGACGTTATTATAGAATAG
- the ybeY gene encoding rRNA maturation RNase YbeY, with protein sequence MTIHIEKETEVNFDFNEEVLIKEVIEAALDYEECPYETEINVVLTNNEEIKEINKEYREIDAPTDVLSFPMVEFNEPSDFEHVEEEQEDCFHPDSGELMLGDIIVSVDKVFSQAKEFGHSEKRELGFLIAHSMLHLCGYDHMEEEEREVMEERQRAILDRIHLSR encoded by the coding sequence ATGACGATTCATATAGAAAAAGAAACAGAAGTGAATTTTGATTTTAATGAAGAAGTATTGATAAAGGAAGTAATTGAGGCAGCACTTGATTATGAGGAATGTCCCTATGAAACTGAAATTAATGTAGTTCTAACGAACAATGAGGAAATCAAAGAGATTAATAAGGAATATCGAGAGATTGACGCTCCTACGGATGTCTTATCCTTTCCTATGGTAGAATTTAACGAACCTTCTGATTTTGAGCATGTGGAAGAAGAACAAGAGGATTGCTTTCATCCTGATTCTGGAGAGCTAATGTTAGGGGATATTATTGTATCTGTGGATAAAGTTTTTAGTCAGGCGAAGGAATTCGGGCACAGTGAAAAAAGGGAATTAGGATTTTTAATAGCTCATAGTATGCTTCATCTTTGTGGTTACGACCATATGGAAGAGGAAGAGCGCGAAGTAATGGAAGAACGACAGCGAGCAATACTTGATCGTATTCATCTTAGCCGTTAA
- a CDS encoding HD domain-containing protein, producing the protein METKEQDITLEEIPSIRLVLTAVTLLLTSLALTLSFGLLYESSFLELLKYSVYTIVMNFVAGFYLYQNKKNILRKRYSWWLISFCYLITVGSVLIPLIPNFLVNLDILEFPVWILGIALLAMFVDTNLALLLSFGMIMFTYYGNITYEVQLLPLVLSFIICFLARYLTRWISFLYALLVTLSLFITMLVIQSDFTLDKLLTKKNIIYYACVFLILLLSFLSGSIAKVFSSKKKSSTFPQTKDQEEFATSLELVNEGLSKEDNNDLTTLAFEGDFLLQDGNKSCFTVQEVTNLRFPLMRRLEEESPKLYHHSNSIAHLSQRAAGYIGAKEDIAYAGGLYHEVGRLLGPDYVKNGEELASQYKLPKEVSDLIRQHNFKVELPKTKEAAIVMLSDNIFSTILYLKNSGETSITAEKVIENTFSIRMNKGTLDESGISIKDFHKLKEFYISNIDYILNS; encoded by the coding sequence ATGGAGACAAAAGAACAGGATATAACATTGGAGGAGATTCCCTCTATTCGATTAGTATTAACCGCTGTAACCTTGCTTTTAACCTCCCTTGCTTTAACGCTTTCGTTTGGTTTATTATATGAAAGCAGTTTTTTAGAACTTTTGAAGTATTCTGTTTATACCATCGTTATGAATTTTGTTGCTGGTTTCTATCTCTATCAAAATAAAAAAAATATACTAAGAAAAAGGTATTCTTGGTGGCTCATTAGTTTTTGTTATTTGATTACGGTAGGTAGTGTATTAATACCGCTGATTCCAAATTTTTTAGTAAATCTAGATATCTTAGAATTTCCAGTTTGGATTTTAGGAATTGCGTTACTTGCAATGTTTGTAGACACGAATCTTGCGTTATTATTATCATTTGGCATGATTATGTTTACTTATTATGGAAATATTACATATGAGGTACAATTGTTACCTTTGGTACTTTCTTTCATTATATGTTTTCTTGCAAGATACTTAACAAGATGGATATCCTTTCTATATGCACTCTTAGTAACGTTGTCATTATTCATAACCATGTTAGTAATTCAGAGTGATTTTACCTTGGACAAGTTACTAACGAAAAAAAATATTATTTATTATGCTTGTGTTTTTCTGATTCTTTTGTTAAGCTTTTTATCTGGCAGTATAGCAAAAGTATTTTCTTCTAAAAAGAAAAGCTCTACTTTTCCACAGACGAAAGATCAAGAAGAGTTTGCTACAAGTTTAGAACTAGTAAATGAGGGACTTTCAAAAGAAGATAACAATGACTTAACCACATTAGCATTCGAAGGGGACTTCTTGCTACAGGATGGTAATAAATCATGTTTTACGGTACAAGAAGTAACAAACCTACGATTCCCATTAATGAGACGGTTAGAGGAGGAATCACCTAAATTATATCATCATTCCAACTCAATTGCGCATCTATCGCAAAGAGCTGCAGGATATATTGGGGCAAAAGAAGATATCGCTTATGCAGGAGGTTTGTATCATGAAGTTGGACGACTTCTTGGTCCGGATTATGTGAAAAATGGAGAAGAGCTTGCAAGTCAGTATAAACTACCAAAAGAAGTAAGCGATTTGATACGCCAACATAACTTTAAAGTAGAACTGCCAAAGACAAAAGAGGCAGCTATTGTAATGCTTTCCGATAATATTTTCTCAACGATTTTATATTTAAAAAATTCGGGTGAGACAAGCATTACTGCGGAAAAGGTAATTGAAAACACATTTTCCATTCGAATGAATAAAGGTACTTTAGATGAAAGTGGTATCTCAATAAAGGATTTTCATAAATTGAAGGAATTCTATATTAGCAATATAGATTATATTTTAAATTCTTGA
- a CDS encoding PhoH family protein yields MSIVETIINIPMEHTQNIFGQFDAYAKIIEKTLNVTIITRNNELKVIGDNDSVNKAKSVFLKLLELSKRGNTITEQNVNYALSLGFENKEDMLVEIDKDLICHTINGKPIKPKTLGQKAYVDQIRKKMIVFGIGPAGTGKTYLAMAMGINAFKNDEVSKIILTRPAIEAGEKLGFLPGDLQSKVDPYLRPLYDALYQIMGPESYLRNTEKGLIEVAPLAYMRGRTLDNAFIILDEAQNTTPAQMKMFLTRIGFGSKVIITGDLTQKDLPSGQASGLDVAMKVLGKIDDIGFSYLTSQDVVRHPLVQKIVKAYDEFEKRNDNRGGNTTDNRGVKITEIDKKKRTRRATIKKK; encoded by the coding sequence ATGAGCATAGTGGAGACAATAATTAATATACCAATGGAGCACACACAAAATATCTTTGGTCAATTCGATGCTTATGCAAAAATTATCGAAAAAACATTAAACGTGACCATAATCACAAGAAACAACGAGCTAAAAGTCATTGGCGATAATGATAGTGTGAATAAAGCTAAAAGTGTATTTTTGAAGTTACTAGAACTTTCAAAAAGAGGAAATACAATTACAGAACAAAATGTAAACTATGCACTTTCCTTGGGATTTGAGAATAAAGAGGATATGCTAGTTGAAATCGATAAAGATTTGATTTGTCATACTATTAATGGTAAACCAATCAAACCAAAAACCCTAGGCCAAAAAGCATATGTAGATCAGATTCGAAAGAAGATGATAGTGTTTGGTATCGGCCCAGCGGGTACTGGAAAGACTTATCTTGCGATGGCAATGGGGATTAATGCATTTAAGAATGATGAAGTTAGTAAAATTATCTTGACTAGACCTGCAATTGAAGCTGGAGAAAAATTGGGCTTCTTACCAGGTGATTTGCAAAGTAAAGTTGACCCTTATCTTAGACCTTTGTATGATGCATTGTATCAGATTATGGGACCTGAAAGCTATTTAAGAAATACCGAAAAAGGTTTGATTGAAGTAGCGCCATTAGCTTATATGAGAGGGCGTACGTTAGACAACGCTTTTATCATCTTAGATGAGGCCCAGAATACGACTCCAGCTCAGATGAAAATGTTCTTAACAAGAATTGGGTTTGGATCTAAAGTAATTATAACTGGTGACCTTACTCAAAAGGATTTACCATCAGGGCAGGCATCTGGCCTTGATGTAGCTATGAAAGTGCTAGGAAAGATTGATGATATTGGATTTTCCTATTTAACCAGTCAGGATGTTGTTCGTCATCCATTGGTACAAAAGATTGTAAAAGCATATGATGAATTTGAGAAAAGAAATGACAACCGAGGTGGGAATACTACTGACAACCGAGGTGTGAAGATAACTGAGATTGATAAGAAAAAACGTACAAGAAGAGCTACAATTAAGAAGAAATAA